The Enterobacter sp. JBIWA008 genome includes a region encoding these proteins:
- a CDS encoding replication initiation protein — protein sequence MHEPPVQSDCCALSGNYRLESNPERHAKAPLAAATGNRFRGGES from the coding sequence ATGCACGAACCCCCCGTTCAGTCCGACTGCTGCGCCTTATCCGGTAACTATCGTCTTGAGTCCAACCCGGAAAGACACGCAAAAGCGCCACTGGCAGCAGCCACTGGTAACAGGTTTAGAGGAGGAGAGTCTTGA